GCCCGACAATAAACTTATTTTTATTGAGAATTGAATGATTCGTTCTATCATAAGAATTTTATTTTACATGAAAGTGAACAAAATGATAAATCCTGGCAATGATGGCAATGGTAACCACGATACTTCCTAAAGTGATTAAGGTCCATCGGAATACCAGCATGGGTGTAATTTTTATTCTTTTATTCTTGTTAATTTTTTGCTTCAACATAGAGGTATCTTTATATGAAGTCTATTTCGCATGTTGATTATAATACTTTAAGAAATTGGCTTGGTTGGCAAAATAAACCAACTCAGGTTTATTTTTTGATCGAAGGCCAATTACAGCATTTGCTTTATTCACTTCTTTACCTGTTACAGTATCCCTGACGAAACAATATCCCTGATAATTGTCTGAGATACGATTGTAACATTCCTGACTGCAAACGAAGTAAGTAAACTTATTTAAAGTATGACCTTTGGTAGCATGAAGTTCAAGTTCATTTCCATTCATACAAACCCAATCAGGATGTATGGCTTTGCCGTACATAAAGTTCATTCTGTATTTAAGTCTTATTTCACACCAGGATTGCTGGATGTATAAAAGGCTGAAAAAGAAAAGTAAAAGGGAGACAAACACAAAGTTTAATCTTCTGTTGAACCGCTTGTCTGCTTCCAGTTGCTTTTTTAAGAGTTCAGCTTTAGAAATTTTACTGTTCTTCATCTGAATGTTAATCTAATTTCCTCAAAAAATACACGGGCAAATAATTAATACATCAAGAGCAAACCTATAAAGGGAGCTTAATTGATTAAGGAAATGCAAACGGAGGTTTTAGACTAATTTTGGCGGCTGCCAAATAGCTGCAAGCGAAGAAGAAAAAGAAGAAGAGCTTTGTATGATATATTTCTCAGCCTGGAAAGGATAGAAATCAGTCAGATTGGTTAGGCTCGGAGAAATAATCGGTGTGATGCAGCAATTGCAGGTACAGAAAGGAGAACATTGATCGGCATCATCCTGATGTTTGTCACCTGAATGAGAAGATAATTCAATATTCTGCATTGACATATCTATTGGTGCATCAATGCAAGGATAGGCATTGAGAAACAACAAATAAAAGGAGAATATGTATGCCAGAATTTTCATGTGTTCAATAAACCGCAAAAGTAATGGAAAAGTTCATGCAACCAAGTTGCAAAGTTACTTTTTGCAATTTGAGCATATTCCTTTTACGACCATTGAGATACTTTCGAGGTTAAAATGCACCGGTAAATTGACGGACGGGATCGGAATATCGTTGAGGCAATATGTGTGATGGCATGAAGTACAGAAGAAATGCACATGCAAATCATCCGGATTGCATTGGCAGGATTCGGTGCAGAGCGCGTATTTAACAGAGCCGGTTCCATCATCAATACTGTGAATGAGCTTGTTTTCCTCAAAGGTTTTTAAGGTACGAAATAAAGTGACTTTATCGGCTTTATGAAACTTGTGTTCAAGTTCAGCCAGGCTTATTGCAGTGGTTTGTTCGGTAAGCACCTTTAGTACCAGTTCGCGCATGGCGGTTGGCTTAATGTTGCGGTTGTTTAATTGATCATCGGGAGTTTGTGACATGTGAAGAAACATTTATAAGCATCAAAATTACAGATTCTATCCTGGTTTCAATTAAAAATAAGTTGTAAGCTATTCATGCTCATGCCTGTGGTGCAAATCTGGGAAGTGCGGGTGTTCGTGTGCCAATGGATTATGTTTGTGAACATGCGAATGCCATTTGCCTGCCGGAATGGATTTATTATCATGTTCGTGGTTGTGATGTCCATCAGCATGTTGATGGAAATGGATGTGCTCCATTTCGACATGCGTATGCGTATGTTTATGCGATAGCATGTATGTTACAATTACAGCCAGTGTCAAAAGGACAAGTGAAATAACATGCACCCATTGAAAAGATTCTTGATAGAATATGTACGATAAAATCACTCCCCATAGTGGCGCTGTCGAAAATAAAATCTGCCCTCGTGTAGCCCCGAGATTCTGGGCAGATGTAACATACAGCATGATGCTCAAACCGTAAGAGAATATACCAACCAGTAATGCCGGGCCTAAACTACCAAACTGTAATGATTCGCTGGCTATGAGGCAACCAATCAGTAAATTGACAGAACCAGCCACTATTCCTTTTAAAAATGTTACTGACTGTGGAGATGCCCCATCGGTAAGGGCTGTTAAATGGTTATCCACCGCCCAGCTAATACAAGCTGCCGTTATCAGCAAAGCTGAAATAATGCCGCTCGAGCCTTCACCGAAGGAAGTAACTATGCCAGCGATAATTGTTAAAATAACTCCTATCCAGGCATTTCTATCCAGTGTGTCTTTAAAAATCAAGACTCCTAAGATAGCTGTTGCTACCAGTTCCATATTTAACCAGATAGAAACCGAAGCTGCATTGGCTGTTTTCAAGCCAAATAATAAAAGAACAGGTCCAAGGAACCCGCCAAAGAAAATAATTCCAAGAGTTTTCATTCTGCTGCCAGAATGAAATAGCAATGTAAGGTTGTTATTTTTGCGAAAAATATAAGGAAACATAGCAATAGCTGCACCCAGGTAGAGCAAACCTGCCAGCTGAAAGGAGTTTAAACCATCTAATAACAGTTT
The genomic region above belongs to Bacteroidales bacterium and contains:
- a CDS encoding transcriptional repressor yields the protein MSQTPDDQLNNRNIKPTAMRELVLKVLTEQTTAISLAELEHKFHKADKVTLFRTLKTFEENKLIHSIDDGTGSVKYALCTESCQCNPDDLHVHFFCTSCHHTYCLNDIPIPSVNLPVHFNLESISMVVKGICSNCKK
- a CDS encoding EamA family transporter — encoded protein: MKRFAIITGLLSGFLFGIATPFSKLLLDGLNSFQLAGLLYLGAAIAMFPYIFRKNNNLTLLFHSGSRMKTLGIIFFGGFLGPVLLLFGLKTANAASVSIWLNMELVATAILGVLIFKDTLDRNAWIGVILTIIAGIVTSFGEGSSGIISALLITAACISWAVDNHLTALTDGASPQSVTFLKGIVAGSVNLLIGCLIASESLQFGSLGPALLVGIFSYGLSIMLYVTSAQNLGATRGQILFSTAPLWGVILSYIFYQESFQWVHVISLVLLTLAVIVTYMLSHKHTHTHVEMEHIHFHQHADGHHNHEHDNKSIPAGKWHSHVHKHNPLAHEHPHFPDLHHRHEHE